A stretch of DNA from Mesorhizobium onobrychidis:
GATCGTCGGCCTTGACGTGCCGACGCTGAAAGAAGCCGAGAAAGCGGTGCGCGAGCTCGACGGGATCGTCTCCTTCTACAAGATCGGTTATCAGCTCGCTTTCGCCGGCGGCCTCGACTTCGCCCGCGAGCTCGCCAGCGGCGGCACCAGGATCTTCCTCGACATGAAGCTGCTCGACATCGACAACACGGTGGCCAGGGGTGTCGAGGCGATCGCCGGGATGGGCATGACCATGCTGACTCTGCACGCCTATCCGAAGACGATGAAGGCAGCAGTCGAGGCCGCCAGGGGCAGCGATCTCTGCCTGCTCGGCGTCACCGTGCTGACTTCGATGGACGAGCAGGACGTGATCGACGCCGGCTATGAGCATGACCCGCATACGCTGGTGCTGAGGCGCTCCGAGCAGGCGCTGCATGCCGGCATGGGCGGCATCGTCTGCTCGGCGGAGGAAGCGGAAGCGGTGCGCCGGATCGTCGGCCCCAACATGGCCGTCGTCACGCCGGGAATACGGCCCAAGGGCAGCGACCATGGCGACCAGAAACGCGTGGTCACGCCGGCGCAAGCGATCCGCAACGGCTCCAGCCATCTCGTCGTCGGACGGCCGATCGTCGGCGCGCCAGACAGGCGGGCGGTCGCGGAAGCCATTCTTGATGAAATGCGCTCGGCCTAAACGCCAAGGAACAATTTCGGAGAAGAAGGATGCCCAAGGGATACTGGATCGCCCGCGTCGATGTGCGCGATGCGGAAGGCTATAAGGACTATGTTGCCGCCGCCAAACCGGCCTTCGAACGTTTCGGCGCCGTTTTCCTGGCACGTGGCGGTGCGCATGAAAAGGCCGAAGGGCCGGGCCGCGACCGCAATGTGATCATCGAGTTTCCGTCATTGACTGCGGCGCGCGATTGCTACCACTCGCCCGAATACCAGCGCGCCGTCGCGATCCGCCAGAAAGTGGCCGACGGCGAGATCGTGCTGGTCGAAGGGGTTTAGTTGAGCGGCAACCGCCGTGGCGTGCGTGGTCTCATCGGAAACGCTAGCGAGCATGCACCTGCAGTGATCAGACCGAATGCAGGATGTAAAGCTTGCGCGTTTTCTCGTGGATGGTCCATTCGCCCTGCCAGCCAAGCGGCAGGACGAGCAATTCGCCGGGTCCGACATTCTTGGCCGCGCCGTCGGGACCATGCAGCGTCACACGGCCGGAGACGATGTGGCAAATCTCGGAATTCATATCTCGGCGCGCGGTGAACCGGCCCTGCGAACATTCCCAGACACCGACTTCGATCTTGCCATCATCCGAAGTTCAGAGGGTGTTGGCTGCTTCCTGCTGATCGCCTTCCACCGAGGTGGGTTTCGGCTGGGGCTCACCGAGGTCGATATGCGCAAGGTGAGCAAAGGTCTTGAAGTCGATCATTCCTAAATCCTCGAGGTGATGCGGTTCAGTGGCCGGTGATGCGATCGGCCAAGGCCGCCAGCCGCGATGTGCGCGGCAGCCCCTTTGCTTCCCGCTCGTCGGCAATTCGATAGAGCTGATACATCGAATGCACGCCGAGCCAGCGCAGCGGCTCCGGCTCCCATTTGCGCACGGTTCGATTGACCCAGGGAAGCCGCGTCAGCTCGGTGTCGTTGCCCAGCAGCAGATCCCTCAGAGTGCGTCCCGAGAGGTTCGAGGTGGAAACGCCGAGGCCGACATAACCGCCTGCCCAGCCTATTCCGGTCTGCCTGTCAAAGCCCACCGTCGTGCACCAGTCGCGCGGCACGCCCAGCGTTCCACACCACGCGTGGTCGAGCCTGAGCCCCTTGGTCTGCGGCAGAAGCGTCGTTAGGATCTTGTGCAGCTTGTCGATCGTCGCCTGCTGGGTAACACCTCGAACGTCGGTTTTCGAGCCGAACCGATAGGGCACCCCGCGCCCGCCCATGGCAATGCGCCCTTCCCGGGTGCGCTGCGCGTAGCAGTATGTGTGCGCGGCGTCGCCGAGCACCTCGTAGCCGTTCCAGCCGATTTCGCTCCACAGTTTTTCGGACAACGGCTCGGTGACGACGATGGCGCTGTTGAGCGCCAACCAAAGTCTCTCGTGGCCGGCAATTCCCGCTGTGAAGCCCTCGGTGGCGCGCACGATCTTTTCGGCCCGCACCACGCCCCGGTTGGTTGCGACCTTGCCCTTCTCGATCGACAGCACGGTGGTCTGTTCGTAGATCGGGACACCGAGGCGTTCCACTGCCTTGGCGAGCCCCTGCACCAGCTTTGCGGGCTGAACCCGCGCAACTTTCTTGATAACGAAGGCGCCGCGCGCGTTGTGTACCGCTATGCGCCGGCGCATCTCGGCAGCATCGATATACCCCACGCGTTCGTCGGTCAGCTCCCAGGATCTGGCATGGGCATACATCGCCTTGGCGCGCTGCTCCTGCGCCTCGTTGGTTGCGACCAGCAGTTCGTCGGTACGGCGAATGTCGGCGTCGATGCCTTGGGTTTCCGCGACCGATATGACCTCGTTCACCGTGCCCATCATTGCCGCCTGCATGGCGATGACTCCGCGGCGCGACGATTCCTTCTCATATTTTTCGCGCGACCACGAGAACCCGCCGGACAGCCAGCCGCCATTGCGTCCCGAAGCACCGAAGCCGGCGAACTCCTTCTCGACGATGACAATGTTGAGGTGCGGGGCTGCCTGCTTCAGATAGTAGGCGGTCCAAAGGCCGGTGTAGCCGGCCCCGACGATGCAAACGTCGGCGACGATATCGCCCGGCAGCGGCGGCCGATAGCCGGGCACGCCGCCGATGTCGGCATACCAGAATGACACGTCGCCGTTCTTCTTCACGTCCATTGTCGCGATTTTCCCAGATAAGATTCAGGTCAGCGTGAAATCGGCGTTTTCGTCGTCCGCCAACAGCTTCACGTCGCTGCCAGCGAATATGAGGTCGACCTCGTCGCCGATGGCGAAGGTCTCGGCGTCCAGCGTCGAACGCACGATCGCCTTGGAGGTGTCGGCCAGCACGACCTCGTATTTGGAGCCAGATCCGAGGTAGATGGCCTCGCCGATGCGCCCGGGCAGGGTGTTTCGATCCTGTCCGCCCTTTCCTCGCCTGGCGAGGCTCAGCTTCTCCGGCCGCAGCAGCATCACGGGCTTGGCGCCGGCGGCAAGGCGTTTGGCGGCAGCCACTTTCCGTCCGGCTATGTCGATGGCGGTCCCGTTGCCGGAGGTGGAGGCTGCGCCACGCAGTATCGTCGAGTCGCCGACGAACTTTCCGACGAACAAGGTCTCGGGCTCGTCGTAGAGCTGGCGGCCGGTGCCGATCTGCTCGATGCGTCCCTGGTTGAACACGGCGATGCGGTCCGAGAGCACCAGCGCCTCTTCCTGGTCGTGCGTGACGTAAACGAAGGTGGTGCCCAGTTCCCGGTGGATCCGTTTGATTTCGAGTTGCAGCCATTCACGCAGCTTCTTGTCGAGCGCGCCGAGCGGCTCGTCCATCAGGAGCAGTGGCGGGTCGAATACGATGGCACGCGCCAGCGCGACGCGCTGCTGCTGCCCGCCGGAGAGCTCGCTAGGGAAGCGGTGGCCGAAATCCGCCATCTTCACCATGTCCAGCGCCTTGCGCACCCGGGCCGCGCGATCGGGATTGGCGATGCCGCGTAAGGTCAGCGGATATGCAACGTTCCTGCTCACCGTCATATGCGGAAACAGCGCGTAGTGCTGGAAGACCACGCCGATGTTGCGTTTGTGCGCCGGTACGCCGATGACGCTCTTGCCGCCGACATCAAGCGAACCCGAGCTGACCTCGGTGAAGCCGGCGATGACGTTGAGCGTGGTCGTCTTGCCCGAACCGCTGGGTCCGAGCAGCGTCATGAACTCCCCCGGCTCGATGCGCAGCGAGACCTTATCGAGAGCGATGAAGCTGCCATAGTGTTTGCTGACGGATTTGAGATCGATGGCTGCGCCGCGGGTCGATGGTGAGGCCATGTCAACGTTTTCCCTGTCTCGAGCCGATCAGCAGCCCGACCCCGATCACCAGCGACGTCACGATGAAGAGCAGCGTGCCCACCGCCGCGACCGTGGGGTCGGCGTCCCGGGTGATGCTCGAGAAGATCTGGACCGGCAGTGTCTTCAGGTAAGGGCTGGTGATGAACAGCGCGACGATGATCTCGTCGAACGAGGTCACGAACGCAAACAGCAGGCCCGACAAAATCCCGGGCGCGATCAGCGGCAACGTCACCGTCCTGAACGCCGTCAGCCGGGTCGCGCCGAGACTGGCCGCAGCAGTCTCCAGCCGTTTGTCGAAGACTTCCAGGCTGGCGGAGACGGCGATGATGACGAACGGAACGGCGAGCATCGTGTGGGCCAGCACGAAGCCGGTCATGGTGCCGACCAAACGCGTATCGAGATAGACCGCATAGATTCCGACAGCGAGCACCACCCCCGGCACAACCATTGGCGTGATCAGCAGAGCGCGCAGCACGCCGCTGACGCGGCTTTTCATGCGATCGAGACCGAACGCCGCCAGCGTGCCGATGACGGTGGCGAACACCGCCGTGACGACGGCAACCTTGAGCGAACCGATCAGGCTCGCCGACCATTCGGGGTTGGTGAAAAAGTTCTGGTACCACTGCCAGGAAAAGCCGGATGGCGGAAATGCCAGCGACTTCTTGTCGTTGAACGACATCGGCACGACGACGATTGTCGGTGCGACCAGCCAGACCGCGACGAGCAGGCAGAACAGACCGAGCAGGATTCGACCGGGCTGTTTCATCAGCGTCTCGAGCCCTTCTTGTGCGGTTGGCGCGACAGCGGTGCTGCAAGCGCGAGCAGGACGAAGGTCGCGATCAACAACACCACACCCATCGCACCGCCGCGACCCCAGTTGAGCAGGCTGAGCACCTGGTTCTGGATCAGGGTCGAGAGCATGGTCGAACGCGGACCGCCGAGCAGCGCGGGGGTGATGTAGAACCCGAGCGCAAGAATGAACACGATGATGGCGCCGGCGTAGACGCCCGGAAGCGAGAGCGGCATATAGACCTGGGCAAAGGCGCGCGCTGGGCTCGCGCCGAGGCTTCGTGCCGCCTGCATGAGCCGCAGGTCGATCGTCTTCATCACCGAATAGAGTGGCAGGATCATGAACGGCAACAGCACCTGCGCCATGCCGATCACCACGCCAGTCTGCGTGCGGATCAGCTTGACCGGGCCGAAGCCGACTGCCCGGATGACGGAGTTGATCACGCCGGAGTCCTGCAAAAGGATGACCCATGCCAGGGTGCGCACCACGCCGCTCACCCAGAACGGCACCAGCACGCACAGGATGAGGACAAGCCGCATCTTGGGTCCGACTGCGGTCATCACATAGGCATAGGGATAGCCGGCAATGAGACATACCAATGTCACCCAAGCCGAGATCGCAAAGGTCCGCTGAAGTACGGTCAGGTTGACCGGTGTGCCGAAGAACCAGGCATAGTTCTGCCATCCCCATTGCGGTTCGGAAAAGCTGCGCAAGGTCACGATGGCGAGCGGCAGGCCCAGGCAGACAACGAGCAACAGCAGCGCCGGCGCGACGAGCCAGAAAGCCTGTCCGCGAAACCAGCGCCGCCGGTCGCCTGCCGCGACAGCCGGAACATTGTTCCGGCTGTCGGTTGCTCTCGTTGCCATGGTGGCGGACCTAGTTGCCCGCCATCAACGCGTTCCACTTTTCGTTCGCCACCTCGAAGTTCTCCACCCAGAACTTGATGTTCTGCTGATAGCCAAGCTTCAGCTTGTCCGGCGTGTTGGTCATGAACGCCGCGGTGACCTCGTCCACTTCGGGCTTCGCGTCCTTGTGGATCGGGGTATAGGAGGTGGTTTTTGCAAGCGTCTCCTGCGCGCTCTTGCGGAGATAGGCGTTGATCAGCGTATGCGCCGCGTCGGGGCCCTTGACGCCCATCGGAATGGTCATCTGGTCCATCACGACCAGCCAATCCTGCCACGCCGGCGTGTACGCCGCGCCGTTCTTGACCGCGGTCATGGCTCGTCCGGTCCACATCGCGATCATGTCGGCTTCGCCGGATTCGGCGAGCTGCTGGGAATCGGCGCCGGTCTTCCAGAAGATCGTGTCCGGACCGAGCGACTTCACCTTCTCGATAGCCTTGTCGATATCGGCCACCGTCATGTTTTCCACCGAGCCGCCGGCGGCGAGCAGCGCCTGCTCGATCATTCCGCCGGACAGATCGCCGCTGCCCTCCAGAGCGCGCGAGCCTGGAAACTTCTCGATGTCGAAGAAATCCCTCCAGCTCTTGGGCGGGTTATCCTTGTACTTTTCAGTGTTGTACATCAGCACCACGCCATAGTTCATGGCCGGCACACTGCATTCGCTGATCTGGCCTTCCGGAATGTTGGACGTATCGATCTTCGAGAAGTCCAGCTTCTGGAACAGCTTGCCGCAATAGACGTAGGGCGGGAAATCGCCGGTATCGACAACGTCCCAAGTGACATTGCCGGACTCGACCTGCGCCTGCAGTTTCGAGATTTCGGTTGGCCCGTCGCTGAGCAGCGTCACACCTGATTTGTCGACGAACTCTTTTAGCGCGGCGATCTGACCATCCTGATAAATGCCTCCATACGAGACGAAGGTAAGCGTCTTGCCCTTCAGCGAGCCCTCGGCCACCTCGCCCGCCACGGGCTTGCTCTGCGCAATTGCTGCGGTCGTGATCATCAGCAGCCCCAGCGCGGCCACCTGTCCAATCTTGGTCTTCATATTTTATCTCCCATTTGCGCGCACCCGCATTACTTCGGTCCGCCCGGCTGCGAGCCTTGTCCGGGCGTGTATTGATTGAGTTCCGCCGCGCCGCTGGTCGGGGGCGCGATGATCCAGAGCACCTGCGCCGGCGTCTTGCCGATGTTCTCCGTGCGATGCGGCGTCGAGGTTGCGTATTCGATGCTGTCGCCCTCGTTCATGACGAAGCGCTCGTCTGCCAGCGTCAGTTCGACTGTCCCCTTCAGGACGACGAACATCTCGTGCTTGCCGCCATGCGTGTAAGCGTCGTTGCCAGTCGAGCCGCCGACGTCGAAATCCCCCGAATAGACCTCGAATTCATGGATCGGCCGCCGTGACAGCAACGTCTTTCGGCAACCGTGGCTGATTGGCAGCAGGGGGCGGTCGGCCCTGGTGAGCACCTTGTGGAATCCACCTTCGGTCTGCTCGAACAAGTCGTTGATGCCGAGATCCAACGCAGCCGCGATCCGCATCAGGGTGCTGGCGCTGGCTCCGCTCAGATTGCGCTCAAGCTGGCTGATGAAGCTCGCCGTCGTGCCGACCATGTCGGCCAGCTGGCGAAGCGAAATGCGTCGGGCTGTGCGAATGGCCTTGATCCGTCCGCCGACATGCTTGGCTTTGTCTGCTTCCGTCGCTGCCAGCGCGGCTACCTCCGGGGATGTCGCAGGGTCGACTTTCACCCAGTGCCTCCTTCACTTAACACCTTATTAAGTGACATGTTGGAACGCAAGCCATTTGTCGAGACCCGATCCTGGGCCGCTGGTGCAGCTGCGACGCGGGCGCTGCTCATCTCGCTGGCGGACTTGGCTACAGGGTTCCGGGCAGCTTCACGCAGGATTTCTGCTCAGGACGCGGCCAATCGGCCAAAACGGCTCGCGGCGGTCTCGGCCATCGCATCGGCGAGGCCCATCTCCCATTGCGTGCGGCAATAGGCGCGGAAATCGAAGCAGGGCAGGCCGGGGCTGACCTCGAACTCGATGAGATGGATGCTATCGTCGGCTTCGACCCGGAAATCGACGGAAAACACATCCCGCAGGCCAAGCCCGGTCATCAGGTTTTGCGCGATCCGTCGGATCCTTGCATCGGCTCCCGGCTGGCTGGCGGCAACCGGCAGCAGCACCGGCTCGGCATATGTTCCCGCCGCCTTGGCAGCCTCGCCGGTGTCGCCGTAAAGCGCCAGGCTGTCCGCCATGGTCTGGAAATCACCGCTAGAATCGACAAAGGCGATGCCGAGCGCCTCGACGCCGGTGTCCGGCTTGAGGCCGAGAAAACTCGCGCGCGCATTGCGCCCGGCGACATAGGTCTGCACGACGACATCGTCGCGATAGGCGGCGAAAACGCGCCGGCTAAGCTCCAACGCATGGCCAAGATCGTTACAGCGTGAGTCTGGCCAGATGCCGATCTTGGCGCCGAGCCGGTTCGGCTTGACAAACCAGCCGGCTGGCGAAGCCGGTGGCTCGACCAGCCAATGACCGTCGCGGGCCAAACCGGATTGCGGCACCGGCAGGCCGAGTGCGCCGAGCACGGCGCCGGAGCGGAATTTGTCCTGGCAGAGTGCAAACAGCGCATCATCGGCGCCGAGTGCCTTCAGGCCGTTCAGTCTTGCCAGAGCCGGCGCCGTACCGCCTCGGAAATAGGCGATGCCGTCGGTCAACGTCCACACCAGCGTCGTGTCCGGGCCCTCAACGGCAAGCACGCTTGCGGCATCGTCGAGTTCCACCGGCACGAAGGACAGGCCGCGCGTCTGGCAGGCTGCCGCCAGCACGTCGAACTCAGGGGCGATGTCGGTCGACTGCGCCAGATAGGAGGCGATTTCGGCGGCGCGCGCCGGCACGTGGCCATCGGCGACCAGCCGGTCGAAGCAGGCCTTTTCAGGCTCGTAGACAAGGATCAGCTTCGGCTTGCGGCTTGACATGAGATGCACGATCCCGGGGATGAACGGGTCCTGGCAGCGCGATTGCCTACCATCGCACGGCAGACGCATTCGGCTTTCGCGAAAACCGACGTCAGCTGGACGCCTGCACGACAGTGCTGGCGCTATCTTCCTGTTTGACCGTGATCTTTTCCGAACCGAAGGTTCGGGATAATGGTCTAGGCGATCAGCACGCGCGGCTCGAAGCGGCCGTTGACCGGAATATCGAGCAGAAACGTCATGCCGGCTTGCGGATCCAGCAGGCGCTGTTTCTCATCCTTGCCCGACCAGGCAGAGGTGACCGCCAGCCAGTCGGCATCCCTGCCGACAAAGGCCGGGCAGGAGGGTTGCGTCACCGGCATCGCGACCGAACGGATGAGCTTGCCGTCAGGCGCGTAGGCTTCGATGACGCTGCCGCCCCAGCAGGCGTTCCACAGGACACCGTCGCGATCGAGCACCGAACCGTCGATATAGCCCTTGGCCTTGCGGTGATCGACGAAGATCTTCGGCTCTCCGGACGGCAGGCCGGTCGCCGGATCGCAGCCAACGCGCATCAACAGGCCGGTGCTGGTATCGGTGTAATAGGCGGCCGTTCCATCTTCGGAAAAGCAGATCGAGTTCGACACGGTGATGTCCGAATAAAGCCGGCGCAACTCTCCCTTTAAGAACCAGTAGATCGAGCCGGCGGCCTTTTCCTCACCCTTGCCCATCGTGCCGATCCAGAAGGCGCCGCAGGGGTGGACGCGCGAATCGTTCGAGCGCGTCGTCGGATTGTCGGCCTCGATCGCCGTGTGCAGCGTCATTTTACCGGTCGCCACGTCGCGGACATGCAGGCCGGTTTCGGTGGCGATCAGCTGTCTTTTGTCGTCGATGATGGCGATGGCGCTGGCCATCTGGCCAAGCTCGTGGATTTTGACCGCACCGCCGGAAAGGCGCTTTTCCAAAAGCTGGCCGTTGACTATATCGAACCAGTAGAGCGTATCGGTGGCCGGGTCATAGCTCGGACCTTCCCCGAGCTGGCAGACATGGTCGGAAAAAACCGAAACGATGGCTTCCCTCATCTTGCCGCTCCAAACGCCGCATCCCAGGCCGCTGCAGCAGCGCGGGCCCGCACGGCAACCTCGTCGACGCTCATACCAGGCTTGAACAGGCCGGAGCCGAGGCCGAAGACGCTGACGCCAGCCGCCTTGTAACCGGCAAAGTCCTTTTCCGACACACCACCGACCGCGCCGACCAGCATATCGGAAGGCAAAACCGCGCGCATCGCCGCGATGCCGGCCGCGCCGAGCACGCTGGCCGGGAAGAATTTCAGCGCCGAGGCGCCGAGCCGGATGGCCTGAAATGCCTCGGTCGGCGTGAACACGCCCGGCATCGTCACCATGCCGTAATTCATGGCGCGGCCCATGACCTCGGCATCGATGTTGGGGCTGACCAGCAGCCGCCCGCCGGCCTTGTGCAAGCGATCGACATCGGCCGCGGTCAGCACAGTCCCGGCGCCGACCAGTGCCGTCGCCGGCAGCGCGTCAACAATCCTCGCGATCGAGGTAAACGGGTCCGGCGAATTGAGCGGCACTTCGATCGCTTCGATGCCGGCCTCGAAGATCGCCCGGCCAATGGCCACCGCCTCGTCCGGCTTGAGGCCGCGCAAGATGGCGACAAGCCCGCGCCCGAGCTTCGGAAACGGTGCGGTCTCGGTCATGCGGCAACTCCGCTTCCAGCAATCATGCCATTTTCGCGCGCCGCCTCGATCAGGCCGGTACGCACCGCCTCGTCGGCATCGACGGTCCGAACCGCAAGTCCAGCAAGGCCGAGCGCCTCAGTGTAGAGCGCGCCGAGCGCGCCGGAGGCAATCAGCACGACGGACGCCGTGCCTTTCCGGTAACGGCGGCTGGCCGAGGCGATCTCGCCGCCAATCAGCAGGCCGGACAGGCAAGCAGCGGCATCGTCGGGCTTCAGGTCCTGCAGCAGGCCCGCGGCGCGGATCGAGAACAGTTTCGACGTGACATCGCCGCCGTCGGCCAGCGCTTGCTCGCACCAGCGCCGGAAAAATGGGTTGCCTGGTGCAACCGGCTTGGGCTCCTCGCCAAGCGAATGGCGCAGGATCGAATGCGCCGCCAGCACCGAAAACAGCTCGCCGGTCGGCCACGTGCCGAAACCGGCAACAACGCCGTCCTCGACCAGCACCCATTTCGAATGGGTCCCAGGCATGCAGACGAGATGACGGCCTTTTGCCGGCAAGCCAGCGCCGGCAAGCTGCGTTTCCTCGCCGCGCATGACGTCAGGCGCGTCGGCCTGGCGCTGGGCCAGGCCCGGCACGATGCGGATGTCGCGGCGTTGGCCGGGGATGCGCGCAGCACCGGCAAGGATGGCGCCGATCGGCGCCGGCACGGTGACATAGGGCGCCTCGAGCCAGCCCTGGCGCGAGCCGGCCATGCCGCAGATGATGACGGGCATCGCTTCCGGCGCGCCCATCGCCGCCAGATGGCCTTCGAGGATGGTCGAAAAGCCGGCGGCTTGCGCGGTGATCAGCCCGTCATCGCCGCGACGCTCGGCAAGGATTTTTCCGGCGTCATCGACCAGCCAGACCCTGAGACGGGTCGTGCCCCAGTCGACGGCGGCGACAGAAGGCGCCTTGCTCGGAAATCCTGGGCTCACAGGAAGCCCCCATCGACGATCAGCATCTGTGCGGTCAGCATCCGCGAAGCGTCCGACGCCAGGAACAGCACCGTCCCGACAATGTCTTCCGGCTGCATCACCCGTTTGATGCATTGCTTGGCAATATGGGCGGCGAGTGCCTGTTCGGTAACCCAGAGCTCCTTCTGCCGCTCTGTAATCACCCAGCCGGGTGCAATCGCATTGACGCGAATGCCGTCGGCGCCGAGCTTGCCGGCAAGCCCCTTGGTCAGGCCGACGATGCCGGCCTTGGCGGCGGTATAGGCCGGCATGTCGGGGTGGTTGATCAGAAACGACGTCGACGTGAAGTTGATGATCGAGCCGCCGCCGGCGCGCTTCATGCCTGGCGCTACCGCCTGTGCGGAGAAGAAATGCGGACGCAGGTTGACCGCCTGGTTGTTGTCCCAGAACTCCACGGTGACATCTTCCACCGCGTGGCGATCGTCAAGTGCTGCATTGTTGACCAGCACGGTGACGTCGCCATGCGCTTCGGCCGCTTTGGCGGCCGAAGCACGCAGCGCCTCGATGTCGCGTATGTCCGTCTTGAGATAGAGGGGCCGCCGGCCGAGATCCTTCTCGATGCGGTCGGCCAGCGCCAGACTCGGGCGGTCGGCGATGTCGATGAAGGCGACCTTTGCCCCCTGGCGGGCAAAACCCTCGGTCAGCGCCGCGCCGATGCCGGAACCGCCGCCGGTGATCAGCACCGAAGCACCTTCAAGGTCGCCAAAGCGCGCCGATGGCATCATCTTTTTCTCCCTGAGCATGACCCCGAAAATCGGTTTCGATTTTCGGAAAGGATCATACGCAAAATCAAAGTGCTACAGCGTCCTTTGCGCGTCCAAAAGGACGCGCGGCGCTGTAGGCTCAGTCGGCGCGCATCCTAGCCAGCCCGGTCGGGGGAGCAAGGGAGAAAAACCGATTCCCGAGGCTTATGTCAGACAAAAAGGCGATCACGCCCACTATGTGTCCTCGCAGCGGCGGCCGACCGATAAA
This window harbors:
- the pyrF gene encoding orotidine-5'-phosphate decarboxylase, which translates into the protein MQDRLIVGLDVPTLKEAEKAVRELDGIVSFYKIGYQLAFAGGLDFARELASGGTRIFLDMKLLDIDNTVARGVEAIAGMGMTMLTLHAYPKTMKAAVEAARGSDLCLLGVTVLTSMDEQDVIDAGYEHDPHTLVLRRSEQALHAGMGGIVCSAEEAEAVRRIVGPNMAVVTPGIRPKGSDHGDQKRVVTPAQAIRNGSSHLVVGRPIVGAPDRRAVAEAILDEMRSA
- a CDS encoding DUF1330 domain-containing protein — protein: MPKGYWIARVDVRDAEGYKDYVAAAKPAFERFGAVFLARGGAHEKAEGPGRDRNVIIEFPSLTAARDCYHSPEYQRAVAIRQKVADGEIVLVEGV
- a CDS encoding cupin domain-containing protein; protein product: MEVGVWECSQGRFTARRDMNSEICHIVSGRVTLHGPDGAAKNVGPGELLVLPLGWQGEWTIHEKTRKLYILHSV
- a CDS encoding NAD(P)/FAD-dependent oxidoreductase; translation: MDVKKNGDVSFWYADIGGVPGYRPPLPGDIVADVCIVGAGYTGLWTAYYLKQAAPHLNIVIVEKEFAGFGASGRNGGWLSGGFSWSREKYEKESSRRGVIAMQAAMMGTVNEVISVAETQGIDADIRRTDELLVATNEAQEQRAKAMYAHARSWELTDERVGYIDAAEMRRRIAVHNARGAFVIKKVARVQPAKLVQGLAKAVERLGVPIYEQTTVLSIEKGKVATNRGVVRAEKIVRATEGFTAGIAGHERLWLALNSAIVVTEPLSEKLWSEIGWNGYEVLGDAAHTYCYAQRTREGRIAMGGRGVPYRFGSKTDVRGVTQQATIDKLHKILTTLLPQTKGLRLDHAWCGTLGVPRDWCTTVGFDRQTGIGWAGGYVGLGVSTSNLSGRTLRDLLLGNDTELTRLPWVNRTVRKWEPEPLRWLGVHSMYQLYRIADEREAKGLPRTSRLAALADRITGH
- a CDS encoding ABC transporter ATP-binding protein; translated protein: MASPSTRGAAIDLKSVSKHYGSFIALDKVSLRIEPGEFMTLLGPSGSGKTTTLNVIAGFTEVSSGSLDVGGKSVIGVPAHKRNIGVVFQHYALFPHMTVSRNVAYPLTLRGIANPDRAARVRKALDMVKMADFGHRFPSELSGGQQQRVALARAIVFDPPLLLMDEPLGALDKKLREWLQLEIKRIHRELGTTFVYVTHDQEEALVLSDRIAVFNQGRIEQIGTGRQLYDEPETLFVGKFVGDSTILRGAASTSGNGTAIDIAGRKVAAAKRLAAGAKPVMLLRPEKLSLARRGKGGQDRNTLPGRIGEAIYLGSGSKYEVVLADTSKAIVRSTLDAETFAIGDEVDLIFAGSDVKLLADDENADFTLT
- a CDS encoding ABC transporter permease, whose amino-acid sequence is MKQPGRILLGLFCLLVAVWLVAPTIVVVPMSFNDKKSLAFPPSGFSWQWYQNFFTNPEWSASLIGSLKVAVVTAVFATVIGTLAAFGLDRMKSRVSGVLRALLITPMVVPGVVLAVGIYAVYLDTRLVGTMTGFVLAHTMLAVPFVIIAVSASLEVFDKRLETAAASLGATRLTAFRTVTLPLIAPGILSGLLFAFVTSFDEIIVALFITSPYLKTLPVQIFSSITRDADPTVAAVGTLLFIVTSLVIGVGLLIGSRQGKR
- a CDS encoding ABC transporter permease, with product MATRATDSRNNVPAVAAGDRRRWFRGQAFWLVAPALLLLVVCLGLPLAIVTLRSFSEPQWGWQNYAWFFGTPVNLTVLQRTFAISAWVTLVCLIAGYPYAYVMTAVGPKMRLVLILCVLVPFWVSGVVRTLAWVILLQDSGVINSVIRAVGFGPVKLIRTQTGVVIGMAQVLLPFMILPLYSVMKTIDLRLMQAARSLGASPARAFAQVYMPLSLPGVYAGAIIVFILALGFYITPALLGGPRSTMLSTLIQNQVLSLLNWGRGGAMGVVLLIATFVLLALAAPLSRQPHKKGSRR
- a CDS encoding extracellular solute-binding protein, translating into MKTKIGQVAALGLLMITTAAIAQSKPVAGEVAEGSLKGKTLTFVSYGGIYQDGQIAALKEFVDKSGVTLLSDGPTEISKLQAQVESGNVTWDVVDTGDFPPYVYCGKLFQKLDFSKIDTSNIPEGQISECSVPAMNYGVVLMYNTEKYKDNPPKSWRDFFDIEKFPGSRALEGSGDLSGGMIEQALLAAGGSVENMTVADIDKAIEKVKSLGPDTIFWKTGADSQQLAESGEADMIAMWTGRAMTAVKNGAAYTPAWQDWLVVMDQMTIPMGVKGPDAAHTLINAYLRKSAQETLAKTTSYTPIHKDAKPEVDEVTAAFMTNTPDKLKLGYQQNIKFWVENFEVANEKWNALMAGN
- a CDS encoding helix-turn-helix domain-containing protein, whose amino-acid sequence is MKVDPATSPEVAALAATEADKAKHVGGRIKAIRTARRISLRQLADMVGTTASFISQLERNLSGASASTLMRIAAALDLGINDLFEQTEGGFHKVLTRADRPLLPISHGCRKTLLSRRPIHEFEVYSGDFDVGGSTGNDAYTHGGKHEMFVVLKGTVELTLADERFVMNEGDSIEYATSTPHRTENIGKTPAQVLWIIAPPTSGAAELNQYTPGQGSQPGGPK
- a CDS encoding D-alanine:D-lactate ligase-like protein, yielding MSSRKPKLILVYEPEKACFDRLVADGHVPARAAEIASYLAQSTDIAPEFDVLAAACQTRGLSFVPVELDDAASVLAVEGPDTTLVWTLTDGIAYFRGGTAPALARLNGLKALGADDALFALCQDKFRSGAVLGALGLPVPQSGLARDGHWLVEPPASPAGWFVKPNRLGAKIGIWPDSRCNDLGHALELSRRVFAAYRDDVVVQTYVAGRNARASFLGLKPDTGVEALGIAFVDSSGDFQTMADSLALYGDTGEAAKAAGTYAEPVLLPVAASQPGADARIRRIAQNLMTGLGLRDVFSVDFRVEADDSIHLIEFEVSPGLPCFDFRAYCRTQWEMGLADAMAETAASRFGRLAAS
- a CDS encoding SMP-30/gluconolactonase/LRE family protein, whose protein sequence is MREAIVSVFSDHVCQLGEGPSYDPATDTLYWFDIVNGQLLEKRLSGGAVKIHELGQMASAIAIIDDKRQLIATETGLHVRDVATGKMTLHTAIEADNPTTRSNDSRVHPCGAFWIGTMGKGEEKAAGSIYWFLKGELRRLYSDITVSNSICFSEDGTAAYYTDTSTGLLMRVGCDPATGLPSGEPKIFVDHRKAKGYIDGSVLDRDGVLWNACWGGSVIEAYAPDGKLIRSVAMPVTQPSCPAFVGRDADWLAVTSAWSGKDEKQRLLDPQAGMTFLLDIPVNGRFEPRVLIA